From the genome of Gorilla gorilla gorilla isolate KB3781 chromosome 4, NHGRI_mGorGor1-v2.1_pri, whole genome shotgun sequence, one region includes:
- the CSF2 gene encoding granulocyte-macrophage colony-stimulating factor, which translates to MWLQSLLLLGTVACSISAPARSPSPSTQPWEHVNAIQEARRLLNLSRDTAAEMNETVEVISEMFDLQEPTCLQTRLELYKQGLQGSLTKLKGPLTMMASHYKQHCPPTPETSCATQIITFESFKENLKDFLLVIPFDCWEPVQE; encoded by the exons ATGTGGCTGCAGAGCCTGCTGCTCTTGGGCACTGTGGCCTGCAGCATCTCTGCACCCGCCCGCTCGCCCAGCCCCAGCACGCAGCCCTGGGAGCATGTGAATGCCATCCAGGAGGCCCGGCGTCTCCTGAACCTGAGTAGAGACACTGCTGCTGAGATG aatGAAACAGTAGAAGTCATCTCAGAAATGTTTGACCTCCAG GAGCCGACCTGCCTACAGACCCGCCTGGAGCTGTACAAGCAGGGCCTGCAGGGCAGCCTCACCAAGCTCAAGGGCCCCTTGACCATGATGGCCAGCCACTACAAGCAGCACTGCCCTCCAACCCCG gaaacttcCTGTGCAACCCAGATTATCACCTTTGAAAGTTTCAAAGAGAACCTGAAGGACTTTCTGCTTGTCATCCCCTTTGACTGCTGGGAGCCAGTCCAGGAGTGA